The stretch of DNA TTTACGATGTTCCGGCGAAAATTATAGAAGCTGAATCCATCGGTATTCCTGAATTCCATCGGTTTGCATTCCAATATGATATTATGGAATTCAATACGGCAATCAAGCCTTTTATGTTCGAGCATCTTTTAGAAAAGCACGGGTTCGACCGTGTTTTTTACTTTGATCCTGATATTCTTGTTTTGAAAAGATTAGACTCGCTCATCAAATACCTTCAGGATGGCGCCTCTCTTCTCCTAACTCCGCATCTACACGTTCCAGCGGAAGGCGATGATGACCCGAACGATTTCACCATTATGCGGGCTGGCGTCTATAATCTGGGCTTCCTTGGTGTTTCCCGTTGCGGCGAAACGCTGAATATTATCCGCTGGTGGATGCGTCGCCTGCATCGGCATTGCATCAATGCACAGGCTCTGGGTATTTTCGTCGATCAAAAATATATGGATTTGGTGCCAGGTTTCGCGCCGCATGCTCGTATCGTTCATGATCACGGCATGAATCTTGCTTATTGGAACCTTGGTCACGTCCATCTGCAGCAAAGTGGCAACTCATGGCGCGCAGATGACCAACCTTTGGTCTTCTTTCATTTCAGTGGTTTCGATCCGCGTCATCCAACCACTCTTACGAAACACAGCAAGAATTTTCGTAATACTCAATCGGTCCCGTTAAAAAGCCTTTTGGCTCATTATGCTAAATTGCTTTTCGCTGCAGGATATGGGCAGCTCCCGAACGCCTTTTATGCTTATGGTCGTTTCGAGAGCGGCACGGCGATCCCTTTCCATGTGCGGCGCATGTTTCGCGAAACGACACCAGATTGGCCAGGTAATCCGTTCGAGACCTATGAGGCGTATTTGCATCGCGCCGCGCCGATCGGAAGCTGTATCCGGAAAAATCTCGTTTTCACGAACTTTCAACATCATCTCTGGTCGTTTTTCGCCAACCAGCGCATGCGTCTCGATCCTGATAATACGGAACATTTGCGAGATTTGACGCATTGGTATGTGCAGAAAGCAAGCCGTGAACAGGGGCTGGATTATCGTCTGATTGAGCCTGTCGCCTTACGATTGGGCAATCCTGCCCGTCCGAACGTGACGCATCTAGCGATGACGAATACCAACCGACCGGACGTTTCCGTCGTTGGTTATCTGCGAACCACAAGCGGTGTCGGCATGGTGGCGCGCCATACATTAAATGGTCTTGCGCATTCCGCTTTGCGCGTGGAAGGCGTGGATGTGGCGCATGGTGTCGTTTCTGATCGAAGTGATCGCACAAGCGAAAAACATTTGAAAGATCAGGTGGCGGGACGAGTACAGATTTTCGCCAATATCAATGCGGATCAACTTCCCTTTGTTTTAGAAAAAATGAAACCGGTCCTTCAACCCGGTTATCGAATCAGCATGCCAGCTTGGGAATTAGAGGAATTTCCAAAGGAATGGCTGCCTGCGTTTGATGCCGTAGATGAAGTCTGGGCACAGACTAAATGGATACAACGCATGTTGGTCTCGAAGATCGACAAGCCAGTTATTCATATGCCGGTCGCCTTGACACTGGCGCCCCCACAGAAATTGCCGCGAGCGCATTTCGGCCTACCGGACGACCGTTTCCTGTTCTATTTCTCGTTTGATTTTCTTTCCTATATCGAACGGAAAAATCCTGAAGGTATAGTGGAGGCTTTTCGCTTGATGCGTCGCCGAAATAGCGGGGTGAAAGCTGCACTTGTCATTAAAACGATGAACGGGCATTTCGCTCCGGAAAAACAATCGGCTTTTATCGAATTGGTCGCGGATGATCCGGATATTATTTTGATAGATGGCGTATTGAACCGGGAAGATACGTTGTCACTCATTGCATGCTGCGACTGTGTTGTGTCTTTGCATCGGTGCGAAGGTTTGGGCTTAGTGGTGGCCGAGGCTATGGCTTTAGGCATTCCCGTGATTTCGACCGATTACGCCGCGACTACCGATCTGGTAACCCCGCAAACGGGTTTCCCGGTAGATTACCGGCTGATTGATATCCAGCCGGGGCAATATCCAATGGGAGAAGGTCAAAGATGGGCGGACCCCGATCTGGGACACGCGGCATGGCTCATGGGACGCGTTATCAAAGATACTGAAAGTGCTCGCCGAAAAGCTCATTGCGCACGTCATTTTATCGAAATGCATCACGGGCGAGAAGCCATCGTTAAGCGACAGCTTCAGCGATTGACCGAACTGACGCTCACCGCTTAACGCAATTGGCAAGAGAAGGGGGCAGTATGTCCACAACGACTGACGGTAAGAGCACAACGCGCACACCGGCTGGGGCGAAAAGAACATCGGCAGAGCAGATCAGGCGTCTGAAGAATGAGACTCAGCTCGCGAAAGATGCGGAAAATCGCGCACTGCACGAAGTGGCAAGGCTACGCGATGATGTGCGGCGTCTACGTGATTCTGTAAAACATCTACAAGATCGATGTGACAGCTACGCTGATCGTCTTGAGGCCGCACATGCCGATCGGGAAGAATTACTTCTTTTGCGTTCAAAGCGGTTGGATATTTCGGTCGCGCAAGCTTCGCAAGAAGGTATTGTTGCCGTCGTGACGGGTAGCGATCCCGAATTACTGCGACTTGTGGCGGAGCGGAACGACGCCCAGGAATGGCTGGAGGCGGTTCGTCGTTCCACTTCTTGGAGAATTACGCGCCCATTCCGCGTTTTAATCCGCTTTGCTAGAAAATTTTTGCGTCGCCTCTAATCAAACGTGAACGCCTTTAAGGCAGTAGGCAAAAATCGAATATTTTAAGTGCAAAAACACCTACTGCCATTAATTGTGGCGCTCGACTTAGCGATTGAAATGTTGCGATAGATTCCAACGCATCGTTTGCAGATTAAGTATGCATACATTTTTCAAATGGTTTTCGGCAATGTATGTATTTACTTTATCGAGATAATCCGAATTGCGATACCCAGTTAAGTTCCAACCTGGCGGTGTAAAACTATCCATGCCGTTTAATGTCGGAACATCAGTCATTTCTGCAATAAACATGCTATCCACATTATTTCCATATGTGGAATCAATACCTGGAGAAAGAAGTAATTCGTTATTGCGGGACTTTACCGTGTAAAAACTTGAGCAATCTTTTGGAGGGGAGCCAATTTTGTCTATTCGGGCAATTTCTACGCTTGGAGATAAACCTAATGGCCAGGATACATTAACTTCTTCGCCGATCAAAAAAGCTCCCAAAGCAACGATTACTATGATGCGTACGGGAGAAAGTGATTTATCTTTGACCGATAAGACACGAGAAAAAATTAGCATGGCAAATATTGTGAATGGAAAAGATAGAAATAACTCGTAGCGCGATATAACTCTAACGGCCTTTGCGCCAGGAAAATAAAAATAGAAGAGCTGCCATACGGGATAACCATGTAGCCCAGTTGTTAAAATCCAAGAGATGAATGTACCAATAACGGCGACGCGAATCGTTGGATGAAGTTTCTTTTTTGAAAAAATAGCAATAAAAAGCAATGCAATTGCTAAAAATAGCAAGAAAAGCGGTATCCCCATGATCTGTTCACCACTCATAGGAAGGCGGTCGCCTAAGTATGGAGAGAAATTGGTTATAAGTGAACCGTAGAACAGATTACTGGGTCCAACGTTAATAATGCCAAGCATTGACGGTAAATATTGTTGAACCTCTTTAAAGGGATGCATTCCTGTGGCGCGAGCTGTAAAATGGTAAACATGCCAGAAAGGAATGACGCCAATAATAAGTATAGCAATGCTAATTGTCAAAGGAGTTTTTGATTTATATATCCAGATTAAAATAGCTTTCCATATTTCCTTGGGGAGTATCAATAAGGCTGTTATAGTACATATTGCTATATTATATACAAAAAACCATATTGTATAAAATGCGGTAAGGAGCCAGGAATCGAGCAATAATGCAAGAATGATTCCCCATACGTAACTGCGAAAATTGTTAAGAAGTGAATTTTTTGCAAATAAAAATGCAATAAGAAGAGCGAGAGGGGCGAAGGAAATGCTGAATAATTGTGCATGATAGGCATTTGCGTAAGTGCTGTTGGCGATAGTGAAAACTGCGGAAAATAAAGCACATACTATTACCGGGCATGAAAAGACTATGCGGGCGCAAAGGAAAAATGAAAAGAAACCAATTGTTTTTAACGTTGCGTTGGTTAAGTCGGACGCAATAAACGGATCAAAAGAAAATGTCCGCCAAATACTATAGATGCAACCGTATAAGAAATACCCATCATTATATCCAAGTGTGTCGCGAGCAGGATAGAAATAGAATGTTCGCATCCAGGGAGATAATCCACGGAATACATTGTGCCAGTGCTCCAAATGAGTAATTTGGATTAATCCATCTGTTCTGTCACCAAAAACTATTTTGAAATTATTTTCGATTTGGATTCGGAAAAATATCCCTAAGAGACCGATCCGAAAGTTTTTCAACCCTGACAATGCCTTGCTGTCCGTCGTGTGAGCATTCGGATTGAGGCGATCAATGTCCATGCGGTTGAGGAAGCAATGGATTGTTCCCAATCTTTGGCGAGCCGCCTGCATCGTCCCAGCCATGCGAATGTCCGTTCCACCACCCAGCGACGCGGCAGGATCTGAAAACCCTTCACCGTATCGGACCGCCTGATGATTTCGAGGGTCCATTTTCCCATGGAGGCGAGCGCGGATCGCAATTTGTCGCCAGCATAGCCGCCATCAGCGAAGATGTGGCGCAGCCAGGGAAAGCGCCTACGTATCGCTGCCAGAACATCAACGGCCCCATCACGGTCCTGGATATCAGCGGCATGAACGAGGAGAAAGATCAGGAAGCCGCAGGTATCCGTCACGATATGGCGCTTGCGGCCCTTGACCTTCTTCCCCCGCGTCATAGCCCGAAATCCCGCCGCTTTCCGTGGTTTTCACCGACTGGCTGTCAATCACGCCCGCGCTCGGAGAGGCGTCACGTCCCTCGATCTCGCGCAGGCTCATGACCAGCACCGTATTCATGACCTCGAACACTCCGGCATCACGCCAGGCGTAAAAATAGCGCCTGATGGTCGAGACCGGCGGAAAGCATTTCGGCAGCAGACGCCACGCACACCCGGCCGAGGCTATGTAGAGCATCGCATTGACCACCTCGCGCATATCCGTCGTGCGCGGACGACCGCCCCGTTTCGCCGGGGGCACAAATGGCATGATCAAAGTCCACTCCCCGTCCGTCATGTCCGATGGATATCGCAATCTTTCCCGGCTATACTCGCGCCGGGCAATACCAGTCCATGTCACCATTCACTCCATCTCTCTGCAAAGACGGATGAATCACAACAGGCTGGTATTGTTCAAAAACTTTCGGATCGGGCTCTAAGCTAGTTAGAAACAAGCTGCCGATTATAATGACATTAAGGAGTTGAGTTTTGATTTTCACGTTTGTCATTTCCGGCATGTGAATGAGAGTTTTCTCATGGAAAACGCGTATCATCCATTCTCGGGGCTGGGAGCGCCAGGTAAGCAATACGCTTGGCTTCTAGTCGTGCTAAGGTAACACTGTCCAGAATCAGCCCGCATGTTAAAGATAAGGCGGAAAGCACGACGAGGCCGGTTGAAAGCAAGGCCGTGGGAAGGCGGGGCACTAAGCCTGTTTTCCAGTAGGTCGCCAGCACGGGTGCGCCTAAAATTAGGGCGAGAAGAAGAAAGATCGTGCTGATGACGCTGAAGAACAGGAGAGGGCGTTCCTGCTTCACCAGATTGAT from Kozakia baliensis encodes:
- a CDS encoding glycosyltransferase encodes the protein MNTFSSGNSTLEHAERPDAGRKEAANKERIALFTICSNNYMSAARVLIESVHALHPEIDLFIGLADKKVEWEGLYDVPAKIIEAESIGIPEFHRFAFQYDIMEFNTAIKPFMFEHLLEKHGFDRVFYFDPDILVLKRLDSLIKYLQDGASLLLTPHLHVPAEGDDDPNDFTIMRAGVYNLGFLGVSRCGETLNIIRWWMRRLHRHCINAQALGIFVDQKYMDLVPGFAPHARIVHDHGMNLAYWNLGHVHLQQSGNSWRADDQPLVFFHFSGFDPRHPTTLTKHSKNFRNTQSVPLKSLLAHYAKLLFAAGYGQLPNAFYAYGRFESGTAIPFHVRRMFRETTPDWPGNPFETYEAYLHRAAPIGSCIRKNLVFTNFQHHLWSFFANQRMRLDPDNTEHLRDLTHWYVQKASREQGLDYRLIEPVALRLGNPARPNVTHLAMTNTNRPDVSVVGYLRTTSGVGMVARHTLNGLAHSALRVEGVDVAHGVVSDRSDRTSEKHLKDQVAGRVQIFANINADQLPFVLEKMKPVLQPGYRISMPAWELEEFPKEWLPAFDAVDEVWAQTKWIQRMLVSKIDKPVIHMPVALTLAPPQKLPRAHFGLPDDRFLFYFSFDFLSYIERKNPEGIVEAFRLMRRRNSGVKAALVIKTMNGHFAPEKQSAFIELVADDPDIILIDGVLNREDTLSLIACCDCVVSLHRCEGLGLVVAEAMALGIPVISTDYAATTDLVTPQTGFPVDYRLIDIQPGQYPMGEGQRWADPDLGHAAWLMGRVIKDTESARRKAHCARHFIEMHHGREAIVKRQLQRLTELTLTA